AACAATAGATGAATACATAGCCACTTTTCCCATGAATATTCAAGCAATTTTAGAAGATTTGAGGGAAGCAATAAGAGAAGTTGCGCCTCAAGCTAAAGAGGCAATTAGCTATCAGATGCCTACTTACAAATTAAATGGTAACTTGGTACATTTCGCAGCGCATGCAAATCATATTGGATTTTATCCCGCTCCTTCCGCCATTATAGCCTTTAAGGATAAACTAGGCTCTTTTAAAACAAGTAAGGGCGCGGTTCAATTTCCGATAGATAAGCCTCTTCCGATTGATTTGATTAAGGAAATGGTAAGTTTTAGGGTCAAAGAGAACTTGAATAAAAAATGAGTATGCACTAAATATGCAGTGCAACTAACAGTTTTAGTCATCTATGATTTCTAGCATGGGTTGACCGCAGCACTCTGGATTTTTCACTGTGTGGCAGCCATGGGAATGCTCGCAGTCACAGGTTTCGTACTCAGCTTCTATTTTTTTCTTACATATTTTGCATTGAAAAGTCGGCATATCAATCAAACATTAAGATTGAATAGGGGTTGAAAAACTTTATTAAAAAATCGAGATATTGTAGTAAAGAAACTTTTACTTTCTCTGGTCAAGAAACCTTTACGAAAAAGCTTTTATCAATTAAATTTTTTATCAATTAACGGTAAGCTATGAGCTTAATGAAAATATTACTTGCTTTTTGTTTCGCAATTTTAACTGCATATCCCCTTCTACTGATTGAACAAGCAGAAGGCAATCCTTGGACTGCTTCTCCCGAATGGAGAGTCAGTTCCCCGCAAAATAATGCAACATACAACCGAACGTATGTAAACCTTGATTTGAGAGTAATATCTGAAAACAACAATAATTACTATTACAGCATTGACGGCAGCCCCGAGATTCCCATTCGAGTACGCGACGGTGATTTAAAGCCAGATCCTAATTTGTTCGAATTCAAAAAAGTATTAAATGGCCTAGCTGAAGGCAAACATACCCTAATTCTTTACCATGACATCTGGTTTTATCACGAATATATTCTTAATAGTGGTCAAACAATCACTTTCTACATAGACACTACAGCTCCAAAGATTAGCAACCTCTCAATTAACAGCACGGGCACAGGTGATTGGCTACTCAATTTTACGATTGATGAAAACGCAAGCTGGGTTGGTTACAGTTTAGACAACCAAGCAAACATCACAATCAATGGCGATGCTGTCCTAAGAGACTTATCTTTTGGTGTCCACAACGTAACGGTGTATGCTAACGATACTGTGGGAAACCTTGGAGCTTCAGATACACTAACTTTCACGGTAGATGAACCTGAAGTAATCCAGCATGATACTGTCGATAGTGCTGATTTGTTTCCCATAGTTGCAATTGTTTCCATAGCCACTGTTGCCACAGTAAGCATCGGTTTGCGTGTCTATTTTACTAAAATAAGGAGGAAATTAGAGCTATAACGGCTTTGAAAAAGATAACCGTGTTTCTGGCAGTGTTCTTCTTACTGATGCAATATTTAGCTCCAATCAAGTTTGTACAAGCAAATTTCTTTATCGAAAGAGACTACCCGCATATTGTTGGAAGCCCCGTTCATGCTGCGCCCTATGTCTATGTGAACCCAACAGTTACCCTTGAATTTGACTATAATGTGCCAAGAAACCTCACGCAAGTTAACAATTTCTCCTATAGCCTTGACGGCAAAACCAATGCCACACTAAATAGCTCAAAGAAGTACAGCACTTATTACTGCACTTACTCATTTTTCAAAACTTTGGACAACTTGACAAACGACAACCACACCTTAACAATA
This genomic stretch from Candidatus Bathyarchaeota archaeon harbors:
- a CDS encoding DUF1801 domain-containing protein, which produces MNIQAILEDLREAIREVAPQAKEAISYQMPTYKLNGNLVHFAAHANHIGFYPAPSAIIAFKDKLGSFKTSKGAVQFPIDKPLPIDLIKEMVSFRVKENLNKK